A region from the Acinonyx jubatus isolate Ajub_Pintada_27869175 chromosome C2, VMU_Ajub_asm_v1.0, whole genome shotgun sequence genome encodes:
- the LOC106982720 gene encoding olfactory receptor 5K1 — MAEENHTMKSEFILTGFTDHPELKTLLFLVFLVIYLITMVGNLGLVILISKEPHLHMPMYIFLGNLALVDSCCACAITPKMLGNFFSENRMISLYECMAQFYFLCTVETADCFLLAAMAYDRYVAICSPLQYHTMMSKKLCIQMTTGAFIAGNLHSMIHVGLLFKLAFCGSNHINHFYCDILPLYRLSCVDPYVNELVLFIFSGSIQVFTISSVLISYLYILFTIFKMKSKEGRTKAFSTCASHFLSVSLFYGSLFFMYIRPNLLEEGDKDIPAAILFTIVVPLLNPFIYSLRNKEVITVLRKIMKKKKSHENWKQMTSTVA; from the coding sequence ATGGCTGAAGAAAATCATACCATGAAAAGTGAGTTTATCCTGACAGGATTTACAGATCACCCAGAATTGAAGACGCTTCTTTTCTTGGTGTTCCTTGTCATCTATCTGATCACCATGGTAGGGAACCTTGGCCTGGTGATATTGATTTCAAAAGAGCCTCATCTTCACATGCCAATGTACATCTTTCTGGGCAACCTCGCTCTTGTGGATTCTTGCTGTGCCTGTGCCATTACTCCTAAGATGTTAGGGAACTTCTTTTCTGAGAACAGAATGATTTCTCTCTATGAATGCAtggcacaattttattttctttgcaccGTTGAAACTGCAGACTGCTTTCTTCTGGCAGcaatggcctatgaccgctatgtggccataTGTAGCCCACTACAGTACCACACCATGATGTCAAAGAAACTCTGCATTCAGATGACCACAGGAGCCTTCATAGCTGGAAATCTACATTCCATGATTCATGTAGGGCTTCTATTTAAGTTAGCTTTCTGTGGATCTAATCACATCAACCACTTTTACTGTGATATTCTTCCTTTATACAGACTCTCCTGCGTTGACCCTTATGTCAATGAACTGGTACTATTTATCTTTTCAGGGTCAATTCAAGTCTTCACCATAAGCAGTGTCTTAATATCTTACCTGTACATTCTCTttactattttcaaaatgaaatccaAAGAAGGAAGGACCAAAGCCTTTTCTACTTGTGCATCCCACTTTTTGTCTGTTTCGTTATTCTATGGATCTCTTTTTTTCATGTACATTAGACCAAATTTGCTCGAAGAGGGGGATAAAGATATACCAGCTGCTATTCTGTTTACAATAGTAGTTCCCTTActaaatccttttatttatagCCTGAGGAATAAGGAAGTAATAACTGTCCtgagaaaaattatgaagaaaaaaaaatctcatgaaaattggaaacaaatgaCATCTACTGTAGCTTAG